ATACTCTGGAGATCATGCAAGCAGCAAAGATCAATGAGAAAGTAATGCCAGTTGAAGCAAAAATGTCAAATGCTGAAAAGATGGTTGCATCAGAGAtgttgaaatatgggtatcagcCTAAGACAGGACTAGGACCCAGAGCCGATGGTATAGTTGAGCTGATCCAACTAAAGCAACAAAAGGGTACGATCGGGCTTGGATACGAGCCTATTTCTGGAGTAGCCTATAGGGAAAGATTTAGAATGACAGTGTTCGTGCCAGCCAAAGTCCTAGTTTCATAGAAAGCAGTCAATGAAGATATCATTGAAGGAATAGGGAATCTATTTGTGGTTGTGATCGAAGGTGGATCAGAGATAGATTTCAATAAGCTTACCATCCGTGATGCTGAACCAGGAGAAGTCATGCAGAATTGGACCATTGTCCCTTCCCTATTCCGTCAGGAGTCTTGGTAGTGCGGGACTGttgtttcttttaaaaattagtttGCTTGCATGATCAATTGAGGCTTGAATCGTGCCGAAGCTATTTTGCTACTTGCCTCTTCGCCAAAGCCAGTGCTTTATTCAATAAAGTTATTATTTTCCAaacttatttaatattttcaaatatctatttattttccaGCATCTATTTACTTTACTCGCTTTTATACCTTTTCAGtgcaaatattaataaaaatcctTGTTTCAGGATTATGACATGTAATGAATCCATTGAGCAAAATAGAAGTGATGCGCAAGATTACGAGGAGTACGATGAGAGCATGATGCCTGAAAACCTACCACAAGAGATCGAACAACTCGAAAGTCAGAAGAAGCCTAATATGGACGAAACTGAAGTCGTCAATTTGGGTGATGAAAAGACAACAAAGGAAACAAGAGTCAGCATACACTTGGAGGATGAAAGAAAGCAGGAATTGATAAGTCTGCTTAAGAAATACATTGATGTATTTGCTTGGTCTTATGACGACATGCTTGGTTTAAGCACCGATATCATCTTGCATCGACTACCAACTAACCCTGCGTGTCCACCGGTGAAGCAAAAGACGAGAAAATTAAAGCCCGATTTGAGTTTGAGAATCAAGGAGGAGGTCACTAAGCAGATAGAAGACAACGTCGTGAGGGTCACGACTTATCCCACCTGGCTGGCCAATATCGTGCCCGTACCAAAGAAGGACGGAAAGATAAGAATATGTGTAGATTATCGAGATCTCAACAAGGCTAGTCCAAAAGACGATTTTCCCCTCCCAAACATTcacattctcattgataattgCGCAAAACATGAGTTGAAGTCATTTGTTGATTGTTTCATGGGATATCATCAAATTTTGATGGACGAGAATAATGCAGAAAAAATAGCCTTCCTCACACCGTGGGGGGTATATTGCTACAGGGTAATATCGTTTGGACTCAAGAATGCCGATGCAACTTATATGAGGGCCATGACCACTCTTTTCCACGAtatgattcaaaaaaaaattgaagtgtacgtggatgatgtcgTTATCAAATCTAAAAGAAGTTCGGACCATTTGAATGATTTacgaaagttctttgaaaggctacaATGGTACGACCTAAAGTTGAATTCAGCTAAATATGCCTTCGTAGTCCCCGCAGGAAAGTTATTAGGATTCATCGTTAGTAGGAGAGGTATAGAGTTGGATCTGTCCAAGATAAAGGTAATCCAAGACTTACCACACCCTAAGACCAAGAAGGACGTAATGAGTTTCTTGGGAAGACTCAATTATATTCGTCGGTTCATAGCCCAATCCACGATCATTTGTGAACCAATATTCAAGTTATTGAAGAAGGATGCTgccactggatggactgaagaatgtcaaaaGGCTTTTGAAAAAATTAAGGAGTATTTGTCTAACCCACCAGTATTGGTTCCACCAAAATCGGGAAAGCCGTTGTTGTTATATCTATCCGTAATGGATAATGCCTTTGGATGTGTGTTAGGCCAGCATGATGATACAGGGAGGAAAGAGCAAGCCATTTACTACCTGAGTAAGAAGTTCACACCGTACGAAGCTAGGTATACATTGTTGGAATGGACTTGTTGTGCACTGACCTGGGTTACGCAAAGGTTAAGGCACTACCTGTTCGCGTATACCACGTACTTAATTTTGAGAATGGATCCACTCAAGTACATATTTCAGAAGCCAATGCCTACTGGAAAGTTGGCAAAATGGCAGATcttgttgagtgagtttgacattgtgtacgtGACACAAAAAGCTGTTAAAGGGAAAGCTTTAGCTGATCACCTCGCAGAAAATCCAGTAGATGAAGATTACAGGCTGCTCAAGACCTACTTTCCTGATAAAGAGGTGTTGTTTGCAGGAGAAGACATCTCAGAGTCATATGATAGATGGAGAATGTTTTTCGATGGAGCAGTGAACTTTAAAGGAGTCGGAATTGGAGCAGTCCTAGTTTCAAAAATAGGTCAACACTACCCAATCTCGGCGAAGATTAGGTTTCCTTACACGAATAACATGGcagaatatgaggcttgcatttTCGGGCTTAGGATGACAGTAGACATGATATTAAAGAGTTATTGGTGATAGGAGATTCGGACTTATTGATCCATCAGGTGCAAGGAGAATGGACCACCAAGATTTTCAAAATCCTTCCTTATGTGCAATGTGTTAAGGAATTGAGCAAAAGGTTTACGAAGACTGAATTCAAGCATATCCCTCAAATTCAAAATGAGTTCGCCGATGCCTTGGCGACACTATCTTCAATGATTCAGCATTCAGATAAGAATTACATCGATCCCATCAAAGTGGAGATATACGACTAACAAGCCTACTGTTTCCATGTAGATGAAGAGCCAGATGGAAAACCGTGGTATTACGATATTAAGAGGTTACTCGGAGCGGAAGAATATCCAGAAGGCGCTACTGCCAAACAGAAAAGGACTTTAATAAGGATGGCCAATCACTTCTTTCTCAACTGGGAAATCCTATATAGGCGGACTCCAGACCTAGGATTGCTACGATACGACGATGCCATGGAGGCCACAAGATTGTTAGAGGAGATACATGCAGAAACCTGTGGACCCCACATGAATGGTTTCATGCTTGCAAAAAAGATTTTGAGAGCTGAATACTTTTGGATGAGTATAGAGAGGGATAGCATCTGATTCGTGTAGAAGTGTCACCAATGTCAAGTTCATGGAGACTTTATACGAGTTCCACCAAACGAACTCAATGTGATGGGTTCTACTTGGTCGTTTGCtgcttggggaatggatattTTTGGGCCCATAGAGCCTCCTGCATCTAATGGACACCGTTTTATCTTGGTCTCTATcgattacttcacaaagtgggttgaggccTCAACACATAAGGCCGTAACAAAAAAGGTGGTAGCAGATTTTGTTCATAACAACTTAGTCTGCCGGTTTGGAATTCCAGAGTCAATCATAATAGATAATGAAGCCAATCTTAATAGCGACCTGATGAGAGAGATTTGCGAAAGGTTTAAGATATCTCATCGAAATTCCACGGCTTATCGGCCACAAATGAATGGAGCGGTTGAAGCTGCAAACAAAAATATCAAGAGGATCTTGAGGAAAATAGTGGACGGTAACAGggaatggcatgagaagttgtcATATGCTTTACTTGGATATCGCACCATAATCAGAACTTCTACTGGGGCAACTCCCTACATGTTGGTTTATGGGTCGGAAGCAGTGATACCTGCGAAAGTAGAGATTCCTCTATTAAGAGTCATTCAGGAGGTTGGTCTAGACGACGCTAAATGGATTTGTAGTAGAATCAACCAGTTGATGCTCATTGACGAGAAGAGACTGGATGCGGTCTGTCATGGTCAACTCTATCAAAATAGAATAATCAAGGCGTTCAACAAAAAAGTTAAGCCTCATCGATTCACATCGGGAGAGTTGGTATTGAAGAagatattccctcaccaagatgAAGCCAAAGGAAAATTTGtgccaaattggcaaggtccttACATAGTTCACCGAGTACTCTAAGGAGGAGTAGTAATCCTCACGGAAATGGATGGCACAGTAAGCACAAAGCCGATCAACTCAGATGCCATCAAGTAGTACTACATTTGAAGACATTAGGACTAGTTGTTTCTTTgtactttttgcatttttctctgATGTAACAGAACTATGTATTAGCCTGATTTCCTACAGCGGGATACCTAGGCAGCCTACATAGGGTTCGGTTTCCCTTAGAAAACCCAAAATATCATCCTTTCATGTATGTAGAACTACGCTCGACCTGACTTCCCATGGCGGGATACGTAGGAAATCCACATCAGATTCGGTCCCTTcatatttttaccttttcattGTACTGAACTAAGACCTGACCTGATTCTTcttggatacgtaggcagcctgagTCAGGCCcgatcattgtattattttactttatcttttgtaTCGAACTATGTTATGACCTGATTCCTATTCTTAGGATACGTAGGCTGTCTGAGTCAGGCTCGATCActgtatttcatattttcatttctCCTATTATGTTGAACTACGTCATGACCTGATTCCACTTGAATACGTAGGCAGTTTGAGTCAAACTCGATC
The Capsicum annuum cultivar UCD-10X-F1 chromosome 6, UCD10Xv1.1, whole genome shotgun sequence DNA segment above includes these coding regions:
- the LOC107874253 gene encoding uncharacterized protein K02A2.6-like produces the protein MGSTWSFAAWGMDIFGPIEPPASNGHRFILVSIDYFTKWVEASTHKAVTKKVVADFVHNNLVCRFGIPESIIIDNEANLNSDLMREICERFKISHRNSTAYRPQMNGAVEAANKNIKRILRKIVDGNREWHEKLSYALLGYRTIIRTSTGATPYMLVYGSEAVIPAKVEIPLLRVIQEVGLDDAKWICSRINQLMLIDEKRLDAVCHGQLYQNRIIKAFNKKVKPHRFTSGELVLKKIFPHQDEAKGKFVPNWQGPYIVHRVL